A portion of the Bubalus kerabau isolate K-KA32 ecotype Philippines breed swamp buffalo chromosome 1, PCC_UOA_SB_1v2, whole genome shotgun sequence genome contains these proteins:
- the LOC129642190 gene encoding olfactory receptor 2T29-like, with protein MKQGNESSITDFILLSLFSDSRHPGLLITIILFILGVAITGNSVLALLIWRDAHLHTPMYFLLSQLSLMDLTLISTTVPKMVTDFFSGQSFISHIGCGAQLFLYLMLGVAECVLLTFMAFDRYLAICYPLRYPVIMTPRACLQMATGSWVGGMLISLMHTVYAMNFSTCDSREVHHFFCEVMALLKLSCEDTSTYEKVVLASSIVFLLIPFGLILTSYILIFLTVLHMNAPEGRNKALATCSSHLSVVSLYFGPVMIIYMTPGSSLPADVDQCLFVFDVIITPMLNPLIYSLRNKEVLEALRNILWRKLMFTVKR; from the coding sequence ATGAAGCAAGGAAATGAATCTTCCATTACTGATTTCATTCTCCTGAGCCTCTTCTCAGATTCCAGGCATCCTGGCCTTCTCATCACCATAATTCTCTTCATTCTTGGGGTTGCCATCACTGGAAACTCAGTCTTGGCCCTACTGATCTGGCGTGATGCCCACCTTCACACCCCTATGTATTTCCTACTCAGCCAGCTCTCTCTTATGGACCTCACCCTAATCTCCACCACTGTCCCGAAGATGGTCACTGATTTCTTCTCTGGACAGAGTTTCATCTCTCACATTGGCTGTGGAGCCCAACTCTTTCTTTACTTGATGCTAGGAGTGGCTGAGTGTGTTCTCCTGACATTCATGGCCTTTGACCGCTATCTGGCCATCTGTTACCCCCTCAGATACCCAGTCATCATGACCCCCAGAGCCTGTTTGCAAATGGCCACTGGTTCATGGGTTGGGGGTATGCTCATCTCCCTTATGCACACAGTTTATGCCATGAATTTCTCTACTTGTGACTCCAGGGAGGTTCACCATTTCTTCTGTGAAGTTATGGCCCTTCTGAAGCTCTCTTGTGAGGATACCTCAACCTATGAGAAGGTGGTGTTGGCATCTAGCATTGTTTTCCTACTCATACCTTTTGGACTCATCTTGACCTCCTACATCCTCATCTTTCTCACTGTCCTCCATATGAACGCCCCTGAGGGAAGAAACAAAGCTCTGGCCACCTGCTCGTCCCACCTCAGTGTAGTGAGCCTCTACTTTGGTCCAGTTATGATCATCTACATGaccccaggttcctctctccccGCAGATGTGGACCAGTGTCTCTTTGTGTTTGATGTTATCATCACCCCCATGCTCAACCCCCTTATCTATAGCCTGAGGAACAAGGAGGTACTGGAGGCTCTGAGGAACATTCTATGGAGAAAGCTGATGTTTACAGTGAAAAGAtga